Proteins from a genomic interval of Candidatus Palauibacter polyketidifaciens:
- a CDS encoding M20 family metallopeptidase codes for MTGSGANGNTPAQAVSGRMAELRDEFVDFISQLVLEESPSTEPEAQRGIRAILTETLDDIGLEVEHIPGQASGGHLLARGPGAAGGRAAAYGPAEGGAQLLVGHMDTVWPIGTLREMPMRVSGGRLSGPGAFDMKTGLAIGVFALRALRDVGLDAGVSPVFVINSDEEIGSPESEPLIRDLARGASRAFVLEPALGPRGRLKTRRKGIGQYHVAVGGRSSHAGLAPEEGASAILQLAHTVREIDRLGDAAAGTTVNVGLIGGGSRPNVVAASANCEVDVRAWTAAEADRIREGMFGLEPTVPGTRIRVTQVAGRGPLERTPRNVALWERALRVADEIGLELREGSAGGGSDGNLTSQYTATLDGLGAVGDGAHARHEFVWIDRAVERVALLAGLIADP; via the coding sequence GTGACCGGCTCCGGCGCGAACGGTAACACGCCCGCGCAGGCCGTGAGCGGCCGAATGGCCGAACTGCGCGACGAGTTCGTCGACTTCATCTCCCAACTCGTGCTCGAGGAATCCCCTTCCACCGAACCGGAGGCCCAGCGCGGGATCCGCGCGATCCTCACGGAAACCCTGGACGACATCGGCCTGGAGGTGGAGCACATCCCGGGACAGGCGAGCGGCGGCCACCTGCTGGCGCGGGGCCCCGGGGCGGCGGGCGGACGGGCTGCGGCGTATGGGCCCGCGGAGGGCGGGGCACAGCTTCTCGTGGGGCACATGGACACGGTGTGGCCCATCGGCACACTGCGGGAAATGCCCATGCGGGTATCCGGCGGGCGCCTCTCGGGCCCCGGCGCCTTCGACATGAAGACCGGACTCGCGATCGGCGTGTTCGCGCTGCGGGCGCTGCGGGACGTCGGGCTCGACGCGGGCGTCTCACCCGTCTTCGTCATCAACTCGGACGAAGAGATCGGGAGCCCCGAGTCCGAGCCGCTCATACGCGACCTGGCGCGTGGCGCGTCCCGGGCTTTCGTGCTCGAACCCGCGCTGGGTCCGCGAGGCCGGCTCAAGACGCGGCGCAAGGGGATCGGCCAGTACCACGTAGCGGTCGGGGGGCGAAGCTCGCACGCCGGACTCGCCCCGGAAGAAGGTGCGTCGGCCATCCTCCAACTTGCCCACACGGTCCGGGAGATCGACCGGCTGGGCGACGCTGCCGCCGGGACGACGGTGAACGTGGGCCTGATCGGAGGGGGGTCGCGTCCCAACGTGGTCGCCGCGAGCGCGAACTGCGAGGTGGACGTACGCGCGTGGACGGCCGCGGAGGCCGACCGGATCCGCGAGGGGATGTTCGGGCTGGAGCCCACCGTGCCGGGGACGCGGATCAGGGTCACGCAGGTGGCGGGCCGGGGGCCGCTGGAGCGGACTCCGCGCAACGTCGCGCTCTGGGAGCGGGCGCTCCGGGTAGCGGACGAGATCGGCCTCGAACTCCGGGAGGGATCGGCGGGCGGCGGCTCGGACGGTAACTTGACGAGCCAGTACACAGCGACGCTCGACGGGCTGGGGGCCGTGGGCGACGGCGCCCATGCACGACACGAGTTCGTGTGGATCGACCGGGCCGTGGAGCGCGTCGCGTTGCTGGCGGGGCTCATCGCGGACCCGTAG
- a CDS encoding cytochrome c maturation protein CcmE, producing MRRKLWMLAGLGAIAVAITVLAAGGLNENMVFFLTPAELEARGVEVVDQPIRLGGQVKPGSVDWNPEAAELRFVIGEGEIEISVESTGAPPAMFQPGMGVVVEGAYGEDHVFRATNLMVKHSNEYAPPEHAGDAGQVYKSLLENS from the coding sequence TTGAGACGGAAACTCTGGATGCTGGCGGGGCTCGGGGCGATCGCCGTGGCGATCACGGTGCTCGCGGCGGGCGGGTTGAACGAGAACATGGTGTTCTTCCTCACGCCCGCGGAGCTCGAGGCCCGCGGAGTCGAGGTCGTGGATCAGCCGATTCGGCTCGGGGGCCAGGTCAAGCCGGGGAGCGTGGACTGGAACCCGGAGGCCGCCGAACTGCGCTTCGTCATCGGCGAAGGGGAGATCGAGATCTCCGTCGAGAGCACGGGTGCGCCCCCCGCCATGTTCCAGCCGGGGATGGGCGTCGTCGTCGAGGGGGCCTACGGGGAGGATCACGTCTTCCGTGCGACGAACCTGATGGTTAAACACTCGAACGAGTACGCCCCTCCGGAGCACGCGGGCGACGCGGGCCAGGTCTACAAGTCCCTCCTCGAAAACTCCTGA